In a genomic window of Cyprinus carpio isolate SPL01 chromosome A10, ASM1834038v1, whole genome shotgun sequence:
- the LOC109085938 gene encoding trace amine-associated receptor 13c-like — MKGQDGEQNKLLTGGDSHMAYDTKDHETHYCFPAINSSCIKRKRSRHESNIMYMFFSLLSAWTVFLNLLVIISISHFKKLHTPTNLIILSLAVADMLFGLVMPIEASRLIEICWYFGDTFCGLSLIITGLLISVSLSNLVLIAVDRYVAVCHPLLYPQKITTTKTLISICLSWVFSTTYSTAFVINNGYFDISRKSDMCYGECTIMNDFAWRVTDLIVSFIFPCILIISLYLRIFYVVHQQVKVINTLMKDGKCVNEGSVRRKSESKAALTLGIIVTVYLLCWIPYNICSLSAVSSTTINVLTWVLYINSGLNPMVYALFYPGLKRQLNSS, encoded by the coding sequence atgaaaggACAGGAcggagagcagaacaaactcctaacAGGAGGAGACTCACACATGGCCTATGATACAAAGGATCATGAGACTCATTACTGCTTTCCTGCCATCAACTCATCATGTATCAAGAGAAAACGCTCCAGGCATGAATCCAATatcatgtatatgtttttttcattgctgtcagcatggactgtgtttctgaacctgctggtgatcatctctatctctcacttcaagaagcttcacactccaaccaacctgatcattctctctctggctgtggcCGACATGCTTTTTGGACTTGTGATGCCCATAGAGGCCTCGAGGCTGATTGAGATCTGCTGGTACTTTGGGGACACTTTCTGTGGACTGTCTTTGATAATAACAGGGCTGCTCATTTCAGTATCtcttagtaatttagttttaattgctgtTGATCGTTATGTGGCTGTTTGTCACCCTTTACTGTACCCACAGAAAATAACCACAactaaaacattaataagcaTCTGTCTGAGCTGGGTTTTCTCCACAACTTATAGCACTGCCTTTGTAATTAATAATGGTTATTTTGACATTTCACGCAAATCAGACATGTGTTATGGAGAGTGTACTATTATGAATGATTTTGCTTGGAGAGTCACTGATCTGATTGtgtcttttatttttccttgtatcCTGatcatatctttatatttaaGGATTTTCTATGTTGTACATCAACAAGTGAAAGTTATAAACACCCTGATGAAGGATGGCAAATGCGTAAATGAAGGTTCAGTGAGAAGGAAATCTGAGAGCAAAGCTGCTCTGACATTAGGAATCATTGTCACAGTTTATCTGCTTTGTTGGATTCCATACAATATCTGTTCTTTATCAGCAGTTTCTTCAACAACCATAAATGTTTTGACATGGGTCTTGTATATTAACTCAGGTCTGAACCCTATGGTCTATGCTTTATTTTACCCCGGTTTAAAAAGACAGTTAAACTCATCTTaa